The bacterium genome includes a window with the following:
- a CDS encoding cyclic nucleotide-binding domain-containing protein: MSATSAKIFAPFSDLTDEELELVTSLLEERELVEGEVLQNEGDEADGLILLAEGSLMLSNSQAGELGTLEAGRHLGDTSLAALGRRELTLVASEPSLLLLFPRSAFLRLSEDAPRAATRILEAILRDLAATVRSGFDRLL; encoded by the coding sequence GTGAGCGCCACCAGCGCGAAGATCTTCGCCCCCTTCAGCGATCTCACAGACGAAGAGCTGGAACTCGTGACCTCCCTCCTCGAAGAACGTGAGCTGGTGGAGGGAGAGGTGCTCCAGAACGAAGGTGACGAAGCCGACGGTCTCATCCTGCTGGCGGAAGGCTCGCTGATGCTGTCGAACAGCCAGGCCGGCGAGCTGGGCACGCTCGAAGCCGGGCGTCACCTCGGCGATACCTCCCTGGCGGCGCTCGGCCGGCGGGAATTGACATTGGTGGCCAGCGAACCCTCCCTCCTGCTGCTCTTCCCCCGAAGCGCCTTCCTGCGGCTCTCGGAAGATGCCCCCCGCGCCGCCACGCGTATCCTGGAAGCCATCCTGCGCGACCTGGCCGCGACCGTCCGTTCGGGGTTCGACCGCCTGCTGTAG
- a CDS encoding amidohydrolase family protein, with amino-acid sequence MPQLEAALSGRRPVGALGQQVRKFLASAFTLILLGLLAAFAWLPGWLDQFINRVEMEAPFEGSAHAQALLGAFGAIDLHADPLLWDRDLGERHRHGQVDLPRLVEGKVAVQVFGIVTQTPMGMNFERTPADDPDMITLLAVLQRWPTSTWTSRRARAEHQAEELAALAEHSEGRLRMLRTRGDLEEVIQARARGESVVGGLLGLEGMHALDGELEAVDALFAAGVRMMAPTHFFDNRIAGSSAGVEKYGLTDLGRAALRRAQELGIVIDVAHASPATIDGMLEIVDAPMVASHTGVQATCPGPRNLSDDHVRAIAEKGGVIGIGYFAGAVCGTSPEHIARAMAHVRKLAGADHVALGSDFDGAVATDFDTTGLPLVIDALLAEGFTDDEIRRTLSANALRVFREVLPN; translated from the coding sequence ATGCCGCAACTTGAAGCAGCTCTCTCGGGTCGTCGACCGGTTGGTGCTCTAGGTCAGCAGGTGCGGAAGTTCCTGGCGAGCGCATTCACACTGATCCTCCTGGGGCTGCTGGCGGCGTTCGCATGGTTGCCGGGATGGCTCGACCAGTTCATCAACCGGGTCGAAATGGAAGCGCCTTTCGAGGGCAGCGCCCACGCCCAGGCCCTGCTCGGTGCATTTGGCGCGATCGACCTGCACGCCGATCCGCTGCTTTGGGATCGCGATCTCGGCGAGCGGCATCGCCACGGGCAGGTCGATCTGCCGCGCCTCGTCGAAGGCAAGGTCGCAGTCCAGGTGTTCGGGATCGTCACGCAGACGCCCATGGGGATGAACTTCGAGCGAACTCCGGCGGACGATCCGGACATGATCACCTTGTTGGCGGTTCTGCAACGCTGGCCGACGTCGACCTGGACGAGTCGTCGCGCCCGCGCCGAGCACCAGGCGGAAGAGCTCGCGGCCCTGGCGGAGCATTCCGAGGGCCGGCTTCGCATGCTCCGCACTCGGGGAGATCTTGAAGAGGTGATCCAGGCCCGGGCCCGCGGCGAGAGCGTGGTCGGCGGGCTCCTGGGGCTCGAAGGCATGCACGCCCTCGATGGCGAGCTGGAGGCGGTGGACGCGCTCTTCGCGGCGGGGGTGCGCATGATGGCGCCCACGCACTTCTTTGATAACCGCATTGCCGGCTCCTCTGCCGGCGTCGAGAAATACGGGCTGACCGACCTCGGCCGTGCCGCGCTCCGCCGGGCTCAGGAGCTGGGCATCGTGATCGATGTGGCCCACGCCTCGCCCGCCACGATCGACGGCATGCTGGAAATCGTCGATGCGCCCATGGTGGCCTCCCACACCGGCGTCCAGGCGACCTGCCCAGGCCCCCGAAACCTCTCGGATGACCACGTTCGAGCCATCGCCGAGAAGGGTGGAGTGATTGGCATCGGCTACTTCGCAGGCGCCGTCTGTGGCACCTCGCCTGAGCACATCGCTCGCGCCATGGCTCACGTCCGCAAGCTCGCCGGCGCCGATCACGTGGCCCTGGGCTCGGATTTCGACGGAGCCGTGGCGACGGATTTCGACACCACAGGGCTCCCGCTCGTCATCGATGCGCTCCTCGCCGAGGGCTTCACCGACGACGAGATCCGGCGCACCCTCAGTGCGAATGCGCTTCGGGTGTTCCGGGAGGTCCTGCCGAACTGA
- a CDS encoding PEP-CTERM sorting domain-containing protein produces the protein MRRLCLPQLLAIVAPPTALSILLALALGAGTAQAAPIDIIQIGIWSENPGSAQPGSGTALNKGGKFVIKTTYDPVTATAENINGLDVYGVALAGGSAPPTGGGLVENANNVEVIVPMEGFDSGGTPFVYTQTDQSHLNWPGDPYASPTPKIYFTSPAATPAHFLGYRLEGNAVDRPGGNLNFIQLNTEVAGIDPGDGIPVPTPSTVVNIRDEGQAYGTVIRSVNAIVAAEAVVAEAGADMTYDASTLSITTDGGTFRNGDGTWQDNDLGAARSDGEDFLTHTWSNLGSVQGGAQDVPLVGADADADRPNIIPSESPFVLQPPPSGTRTVDMVNKTVGIADSGLRSTLDTATWEIEVHEELTGLDGGTDTMTVSYGNALPVILDASASSQPGGLLFELDVDDLDLAVNASVVDFEGLEIGLYDGGVLFTDFGAALIGAGAEFVDDATLASIFGLGMATLEVRVADLYLQSISSYVSATIHFIVVPEPATGALLGLGLIALAMRRRNGVGT, from the coding sequence ATGAGACGGTTGTGCCTGCCGCAGCTCCTGGCGATCGTCGCCCCCCCCACGGCCCTGTCCATCCTTCTCGCCCTTGCGCTGGGGGCCGGAACCGCGCAAGCGGCTCCGATCGACATCATCCAGATCGGCATCTGGAGCGAGAACCCCGGCTCCGCCCAGCCCGGCTCGGGCACCGCGCTCAACAAGGGCGGTAAGTTCGTCATCAAGACGACCTACGACCCGGTCACCGCCACGGCGGAGAACATCAACGGCCTCGACGTCTACGGCGTCGCGCTGGCTGGAGGATCGGCTCCACCCACCGGCGGCGGGCTCGTGGAGAACGCCAACAACGTCGAGGTGATCGTGCCGATGGAGGGCTTCGACAGCGGCGGAACGCCCTTCGTCTACACCCAGACCGACCAGAGCCACCTGAACTGGCCGGGCGACCCCTACGCCAGCCCGACCCCGAAGATCTACTTCACGTCCCCGGCGGCGACTCCCGCCCACTTCCTGGGCTACCGCCTCGAGGGCAACGCCGTCGACCGGCCCGGTGGCAACCTGAACTTCATCCAGCTCAATACCGAGGTGGCCGGCATCGATCCGGGAGATGGCATCCCGGTTCCGACGCCCTCGACCGTGGTGAACATCCGGGACGAAGGCCAGGCCTACGGCACGGTGATTCGCTCGGTGAATGCCATCGTCGCTGCCGAGGCTGTGGTGGCCGAGGCCGGTGCCGACATGACCTATGACGCCAGCACCCTCAGCATCACCACCGATGGCGGCACCTTCCGCAACGGCGACGGCACCTGGCAGGACAACGACCTCGGCGCGGCGCGCAGCGATGGGGAGGACTTCCTGACGCATACCTGGTCGAATCTGGGAAGCGTCCAGGGCGGCGCGCAGGACGTGCCGCTGGTAGGCGCTGACGCCGATGCGGACCGGCCCAACATCATCCCCTCGGAGAGCCCCTTCGTGCTGCAGCCCCCGCCCAGCGGAACCCGCACCGTGGACATGGTCAACAAGACCGTCGGCATCGCAGACTCGGGCCTGCGATCGACCCTCGATACGGCGACCTGGGAGATTGAGGTGCACGAGGAGCTGACGGGCCTCGACGGCGGCACCGACACGATGACGGTGTCCTACGGCAATGCCCTGCCCGTGATTCTGGATGCATCGGCCAGCTCCCAGCCGGGCGGCCTCCTCTTCGAGCTCGACGTCGATGACCTGGACCTGGCCGTCAACGCAAGTGTCGTCGACTTCGAGGGGCTCGAGATCGGGCTCTACGATGGCGGCGTGCTCTTCACCGACTTTGGCGCGGCCCTGATCGGGGCCGGCGCGGAGTTCGTCGACGACGCAACCCTCGCCTCGATCTTCGGACTCGGCATGGCGACGCTCGAGGTGCGCGTGGCGGATCTGTATCTTCAGAGCATCAGCAGCTACGTGTCCGCTACGATTCACTTCATCGTGGTGCCCGAGCCGGCGACCGGTGCGCTGCTCGGCCTCGGGTTGATCGCGCTGGCGATGCGGCGGCGGAATGGAGTCGGGACCTGA
- a CDS encoding MoxR family ATPase has product MFESPEDVIEQLDAQDYICDKNIATVVFLATKLDKPVLVEGPAGVGKTELAKVVSAATGRPMIRLQCYEGLDEAKALYEWEYSKQLLYTQILKEKFAEAMAGATTVKDAAERVGREDSVFFSERFIVPRPLLRAIRAEQPTLLLIDEVDKSDPEFEAFLLEILSDFQVTVPEVGTLDAVHKPIVFLTSNDAREMSDALKRRCLHLYIDFPGEELEVRILNKKIEGVEQRLAEELVGVMQRLRKLDLKKTPSISETLDWARALLALNASELDEDVVRDTLNVILKYEGDIKKTQAELGRLITRKVEEGDSAKASGEAKAPEEAKPAKKGVLH; this is encoded by the coding sequence ATGTTCGAATCCCCCGAGGATGTGATCGAGCAGCTCGACGCCCAGGACTACATCTGCGACAAGAACATCGCGACCGTGGTCTTCCTGGCGACGAAGCTGGACAAACCCGTACTGGTCGAAGGGCCCGCGGGTGTTGGCAAGACAGAACTTGCGAAGGTCGTATCGGCTGCCACCGGGCGCCCGATGATCCGGCTTCAGTGCTACGAGGGCCTCGATGAGGCCAAGGCGCTCTACGAGTGGGAATACTCGAAGCAGCTCCTCTACACGCAGATCCTGAAAGAGAAGTTCGCCGAGGCCATGGCTGGGGCCACCACGGTGAAGGATGCCGCTGAGCGGGTCGGCCGGGAGGACAGCGTGTTCTTCTCGGAGCGGTTCATCGTTCCGCGGCCGCTGCTGCGAGCGATCCGCGCCGAGCAGCCGACGCTTCTGCTGATCGATGAGGTCGACAAGAGCGATCCGGAGTTCGAGGCCTTCCTGCTCGAAATCCTCTCGGATTTTCAGGTGACCGTGCCGGAAGTGGGAACCCTCGACGCCGTTCACAAGCCCATCGTCTTCCTCACCTCCAACGATGCCCGAGAGATGAGCGACGCCCTGAAGCGCCGCTGTCTGCACCTCTACATCGATTTCCCGGGCGAAGAGCTCGAAGTGCGGATCCTCAACAAGAAGATCGAGGGCGTCGAGCAGCGCCTGGCCGAGGAGCTGGTCGGCGTGATGCAGCGCCTGCGCAAGCTGGATCTCAAGAAGACGCCGTCCATCAGCGAGACCCTCGATTGGGCCAGGGCACTGCTGGCCCTGAACGCCAGTGAACTCGACGAAGATGTCGTGCGAGACACCTTGAACGTCATCCTGAAGTACGAGGGCGACATCAAGAAGACCCAGGCAGAGCTTGGCCGGCTGATCACCCGCAAGGTGGAAGAGGGCGACTCGGCCAAAGCGAGCGGCGAGGCCAAGGCTCCCGAGGAGGCGAAGCCGGCCAAGAAGGGCGTGCTCCACTAG
- a CDS encoding response regulator, with the protein MNSARILAVDDQLYFRVFLEDLLRGEDFEVVTAGSGAEALALMEEEPPDLVLTDLVMPEMDGRELVRQVKERWPEQDVVVVTSVGDVKTAVEAMRLGATDYLLKPIDRTALLRSIDGILERRAMHAEHDRLVAENLSFMGHFAQYERALGLFSTLSIEPLADRIVEVLCLETNAHAGVAWLADPDHPSRLRLCGAGGLIRVKDEVEEIEVGDLPAVLRPLAEPDCQSLLAEDTGAPRAPLFVPIRHDGEMLGLLRLTDRVDGSEFDDGDREVAERFALFASQALANAIAFRSLERRSFKDPTTHAYTRAYFDDVLEYELQKAKRFGRSLSVVRIALDPIGPVRARLSPGEFNVWIQAVVGDLQRAVRTTDLLGTETEHEYVVLLPECDNLGSVVAKRRLRAAFERSPAFQQLADDRPAVLSAMATFPANGSDPQELRACLDRRIDADRRSLLRLYELEEAPFRGLLENLLAEGEEGATGLGDQMAGFLLDEVSRNPHHRGLLFVAPLDGQTAKLRSALEQLRGTTPRTEVVLFADRDEQLMPGVPVTWVSPKRVGAGQPFLVYLGEGASYAYVQDGGAEDATTFHTADPVVVEQLAFGLSHDLGIPIGD; encoded by the coding sequence GTGAACTCGGCGCGGATACTCGCGGTCGATGACCAGCTCTATTTCCGGGTCTTCCTCGAGGACTTGCTGCGAGGCGAGGATTTCGAGGTGGTCACGGCCGGAAGCGGTGCCGAAGCCCTCGCCTTGATGGAGGAGGAGCCGCCGGACCTGGTACTCACCGATCTGGTCATGCCCGAGATGGACGGGCGCGAGCTGGTGCGACAGGTCAAGGAGCGCTGGCCAGAGCAGGACGTCGTCGTCGTCACCAGCGTGGGCGACGTCAAGACCGCGGTCGAAGCGATGCGGCTGGGTGCGACGGATTATCTGCTGAAGCCGATCGATCGCACGGCGTTGCTCCGATCCATCGATGGGATTCTCGAGCGCCGCGCCATGCACGCCGAGCACGACCGGCTGGTGGCAGAGAACCTCTCGTTCATGGGCCATTTCGCCCAGTACGAGCGGGCGCTGGGCTTGTTCTCAACGCTTTCCATCGAGCCGCTTGCCGACCGTATCGTCGAAGTCCTGTGCCTCGAGACGAACGCCCACGCGGGGGTGGCCTGGCTCGCTGATCCGGACCATCCGAGCCGCCTGCGATTGTGCGGCGCCGGCGGGTTGATCCGGGTCAAGGATGAGGTGGAGGAGATCGAGGTCGGAGACCTGCCCGCGGTTCTTCGCCCGTTGGCCGAGCCCGACTGCCAGTCCCTGCTGGCAGAGGACACGGGCGCGCCGCGGGCGCCGCTCTTCGTTCCGATTCGCCACGATGGCGAGATGTTGGGTCTGCTCCGGCTCACCGATCGGGTCGATGGCTCCGAGTTCGACGATGGCGATCGGGAGGTCGCCGAACGATTCGCATTGTTCGCGAGCCAGGCTCTCGCCAACGCGATTGCCTTCCGTTCTCTCGAGCGACGTTCGTTCAAGGATCCGACGACCCACGCCTACACGCGGGCCTATTTCGATGACGTCCTGGAGTACGAGTTGCAGAAGGCCAAGCGCTTCGGCCGCAGCCTCTCCGTGGTGCGCATCGCGCTCGATCCGATCGGGCCCGTACGAGCACGCCTCTCTCCCGGAGAGTTCAACGTCTGGATCCAGGCCGTCGTCGGCGATCTCCAGCGGGCGGTGCGGACGACGGATCTGCTCGGGACCGAAACCGAGCACGAGTACGTGGTGCTACTGCCCGAATGCGACAACCTGGGCTCGGTCGTGGCCAAGAGACGCCTCCGGGCGGCCTTCGAGCGCAGCCCCGCGTTTCAACAGTTGGCGGACGACCGGCCGGCCGTGCTGAGTGCCATGGCCACGTTCCCTGCCAACGGAAGCGATCCCCAAGAGCTGCGCGCATGCCTGGATCGGCGCATCGACGCGGATCGCCGCAGCCTGCTCCGGCTCTACGAGTTGGAGGAGGCACCGTTTCGCGGGCTGCTGGAGAACCTGCTGGCAGAGGGTGAAGAAGGGGCCACCGGTCTCGGCGACCAGATGGCCGGCTTCCTGCTGGACGAGGTCAGCCGCAACCCGCACCACCGGGGATTGCTGTTCGTCGCGCCCCTGGACGGGCAGACGGCGAAGCTGCGTTCCGCCCTGGAACAGCTGCGGGGAACGACACCGCGCACCGAGGTCGTGCTGTTCGCCGATCGCGATGAGCAGCTGATGCCGGGTGTGCCGGTCACCTGGGTCTCTCCGAAACGTGTCGGCGCAGGTCAGCCCTTCCTCGTCTACCTTGGAGAAGGCGCCTCGTACGCGTATGTCCAAGATGGCGGCGCAGAGGACGCCACCACCTTTCACACCGCCGACCCGGTGGTCGTCGAGCAGCTGGCCTTCGGCCTGAGCCACGATCTGGGGATTCCGATCGGTGACTAG
- a CDS encoding DUF4388 domain-containing protein, with amino-acid sequence MTSSILVAQLHPSRGRDLAEACAARGYATSVARHGAAALEAALADVPDVVVAVSDLELIDAGTLVEILRANPRTKGVRFLFLGSEPAGGFFDDTLSAEATGEEIALRIEAILAQRKRIDAVDREAEAEQAVQGKLSQIPLTDLLQLFHMNRRTGTIELSPQEGGAPGERGALILREGDLIQATVGRVEGEKALFRLLAWREGGFAFRPGTVTMTPRITTPTRVLLMEALRQLDEWDQLKGSLPPPSGRVRLLVPREELPNAVHPVTEELLDLLEHDDRVGELMDHSTFPDYQVLRTLQALCDRGIVQLRREPEYGEAGRVDVLFEPAQQERLREWLQSGRPRGVPARDAKLLVAATDPGMTREFARLLTALPGFRLEPAFRSGEIRQDDVATLGRLGVDDGVGIQLLHVPTAKRFEACWPALAQGSLGTLLLMNSPQREGEEHLRPLVERLRAQRHDARIFHAFMLPKGEKLAVDEIESSLGLLDQASVFLVPLEGERDPVTLLKTIFGRILP; translated from the coding sequence GTGACTAGCTCCATCCTCGTCGCACAACTGCACCCGAGCCGTGGGCGTGATCTCGCCGAAGCCTGCGCTGCCAGAGGCTACGCAACGAGCGTTGCTCGCCACGGCGCGGCGGCACTGGAGGCAGCGCTCGCGGACGTTCCGGATGTCGTGGTCGCGGTATCGGACCTGGAACTGATCGACGCGGGAACCCTGGTCGAGATCCTGCGCGCCAACCCACGGACGAAGGGTGTGCGTTTCCTCTTCCTGGGGAGCGAGCCAGCCGGGGGCTTCTTCGACGATACGCTCTCGGCCGAGGCAACGGGCGAAGAGATCGCCCTGCGGATCGAGGCCATCCTGGCGCAACGCAAGCGCATCGATGCGGTGGACCGGGAAGCAGAGGCCGAGCAGGCGGTCCAGGGAAAGCTCTCGCAGATCCCGCTGACCGACCTGTTGCAGCTCTTTCACATGAATCGGCGTACGGGCACCATCGAACTCAGCCCGCAGGAGGGGGGCGCACCCGGTGAGCGCGGCGCGCTCATCCTACGCGAAGGCGATCTCATCCAGGCGACCGTTGGCCGAGTGGAGGGAGAGAAAGCCCTGTTCCGGCTGTTGGCCTGGCGCGAGGGGGGCTTTGCCTTCAGGCCGGGCACGGTCACGATGACACCCCGGATCACCACCCCCACGCGAGTACTCCTGATGGAGGCCCTTCGCCAGCTCGACGAATGGGATCAGCTGAAGGGCTCGCTCCCGCCGCCCTCCGGCCGCGTGCGCCTGCTGGTGCCCCGCGAAGAACTGCCGAATGCCGTTCATCCCGTCACCGAGGAATTGCTCGATCTCCTGGAGCATGACGATCGGGTGGGCGAGCTGATGGACCACTCGACGTTCCCGGACTACCAGGTGCTCCGCACACTGCAGGCGCTTTGCGATCGCGGCATCGTGCAGTTGCGGCGCGAACCGGAATACGGTGAAGCAGGTCGCGTCGATGTCCTCTTCGAGCCCGCCCAGCAGGAGCGATTGCGGGAGTGGTTGCAGAGTGGCCGGCCGCGCGGGGTGCCCGCACGGGATGCCAAGTTGCTCGTGGCCGCGACGGATCCCGGCATGACCCGCGAGTTTGCGCGGCTGCTGACCGCGCTACCGGGCTTCCGTCTCGAGCCGGCCTTCCGTAGCGGGGAGATCCGCCAGGACGATGTTGCGACCCTTGGCCGGCTGGGTGTGGACGATGGCGTGGGGATCCAACTGCTCCACGTCCCCACGGCGAAGCGCTTCGAAGCTTGCTGGCCCGCCCTTGCCCAGGGCTCACTCGGCACTCTGTTGCTCATGAACTCGCCCCAGCGAGAAGGTGAGGAGCACTTGCGTCCGTTGGTCGAGCGGCTTCGCGCCCAGCGCCATGACGCCCGGATCTTCCACGCCTTCATGCTCCCGAAGGGCGAGAAGCTGGCCGTGGACGAAATCGAATCGAGCCTCGGACTGCTGGATCAGGCTTCGGTCTTCCTGGTCCCCTTGGAAGGCGAGCGGGATCCGGTCACGCTGCTCAAGACGATCTTCGGAAGGATCCTGCCGTGA
- the miaB gene encoding tRNA (N6-isopentenyl adenosine(37)-C2)-methylthiotransferase MiaB yields MPRRFHIRTYGCQMNVHDSDKLTNLLLHAGWAQAESDGSCELLVINTCSIREKAENKLYSDLGVLREWKDEVPGRALGVGGCVAQQEGDAILRRFGHLDFVFGTHNLRWVPEMAEAAFEGMRGARTETNASQERFDLPERHPEFRASTPGRAFLTVMEGCDMFCSFCIVPTTRGREISRPAQGILDEAAALADAGVRQLTLLGQTVNAYGRHDQRRDQTAEAGTMGFAALVRRLAEIPGIERIRYTSPHPLFFDEALVRAHAEVPELCPHVHLPLQSGSDRMLDAMRRRYTAEEYMRWAEALKAARPGLVLTTDVIVGFPGETEADFQATLALVEALAFVDAYTFKYSPRPGTPAAQLTEGSVAADVAQDRLERLQDLLRRLTLDAHRARVGETTEILVEGPSRRATERPDQPVQIRGRDPQHRLVNAEHSAPGGSLVRVEIVDATPHSLIGRPVPAEGVTLTRGERIADEKGRLSAPS; encoded by the coding sequence ATGCCGCGTCGGTTCCACATCCGCACCTACGGCTGCCAGATGAACGTCCACGATTCGGACAAGCTGACGAACCTCCTGCTTCACGCGGGTTGGGCCCAGGCGGAATCAGACGGGTCCTGTGAGCTGCTGGTCATCAATACCTGCTCCATCCGCGAGAAGGCCGAGAACAAGCTCTACAGCGATCTCGGTGTCCTGCGGGAATGGAAGGACGAGGTGCCCGGGCGGGCCCTGGGCGTGGGCGGCTGCGTGGCTCAGCAGGAAGGCGATGCCATCTTGCGCCGCTTCGGACACCTGGATTTCGTGTTCGGCACGCACAACCTGCGCTGGGTCCCCGAGATGGCCGAGGCGGCCTTCGAAGGCATGCGCGGGGCGCGCACGGAGACCAACGCCTCGCAGGAGCGTTTCGATCTGCCGGAACGGCATCCGGAGTTTCGAGCCAGTACGCCGGGGCGAGCTTTTCTGACCGTGATGGAGGGCTGCGACATGTTCTGCAGCTTCTGCATCGTGCCCACGACCCGGGGCCGGGAGATCAGCCGGCCTGCCCAGGGCATCCTCGACGAAGCCGCAGCCCTGGCCGATGCCGGGGTCCGCCAGTTGACCCTCCTCGGGCAGACCGTGAACGCCTACGGACGCCACGATCAGCGACGGGATCAAACGGCCGAGGCCGGCACGATGGGCTTTGCGGCCCTGGTGCGGCGCCTGGCCGAGATCCCTGGAATCGAGCGGATCCGCTACACGAGCCCCCATCCGCTCTTCTTTGACGAGGCTCTGGTGCGGGCCCACGCCGAAGTTCCCGAACTCTGTCCCCACGTCCATCTGCCGCTCCAGAGCGGCTCGGATCGGATGCTCGACGCCATGCGCCGGCGCTACACCGCCGAGGAATACATGCGCTGGGCCGAGGCACTGAAGGCCGCCCGGCCCGGCCTGGTGCTGACCACGGATGTGATCGTCGGCTTCCCCGGCGAGACCGAAGCTGATTTCCAGGCCACCCTGGCCCTGGTCGAGGCCCTGGCCTTCGTGGATGCCTACACGTTCAAGTACTCCCCCCGTCCAGGAACCCCCGCCGCTCAGCTGACGGAGGGGAGTGTGGCGGCGGATGTCGCCCAGGATCGCCTGGAGCGGCTTCAGGACTTGCTCCGGCGGCTCACCCTGGACGCCCACCGGGCGCGGGTGGGGGAGACGACCGAGATTCTGGTCGAAGGCCCCAGCCGGCGAGCCACGGAGCGTCCCGACCAGCCGGTGCAGATCCGGGGACGGGATCCCCAGCATCGGCTCGTGAATGCGGAACACTCGGCCCCGGGGGGTAGTCTGGTCCGGGTGGAGATCGTCGATGCGACACCTCATTCCCTGATCGGGCGTCCGGTGCCAGCGGAAGGCGTCACACTCACGCGTGGGGAGCGAATAGCCGATGAAAAGGGCCGACTCTCGGCCCCTTCTTGA
- a CDS encoding VWA domain-containing protein — translation MQQKIVDFTNLLRKSGIRVSVAESIDAFTALDELSLADREVFKDALRTTMVKRSEDIATFDQMFDLYWSAFYDGLRDSFDKASGDMEGDFDLDQMMQALQEGMQNMGGDQELDLSELAKALLTQDLDKLEQLIRDAAENAGVERIENMLQLGFFTRRTMEQMDAEGAGDQLRSLAQQLREAGMGDAEADALLELIDKFLEALRKSVRNYTERQLQQQNFDYMEKFRRESLLEKSFYNLTEDEIKKMREVVVRLAQRIKNVLSIRKRRLKKGKLDLHTMLRRNMAHGGVPFDLIFKQRRKERPKLVILCDVSSSVANVSRFMLQFVYSLQECFTKIRAFVFVSELGEVTPIFKDKDINDAIEKALDGGDVINVYTRSNFGFAFHHFWQNFLSSIDNKTTVLILGDARNNYNDPRAWCLREMHNKAKDVVWLNPESPSAWGFGDSVMDKYLPYTDVAEECRNLKQLSRVVDRLVL, via the coding sequence ATGCAGCAGAAGATCGTCGATTTCACGAACCTGCTGCGCAAGAGTGGGATCCGCGTCTCGGTTGCGGAATCGATCGATGCCTTCACCGCCCTCGACGAGCTCTCGCTCGCGGATCGGGAGGTCTTCAAGGACGCCCTGCGCACCACGATGGTGAAGCGCTCCGAGGACATCGCCACCTTCGATCAGATGTTCGACCTCTACTGGTCGGCCTTCTATGACGGGCTGCGGGATTCGTTCGACAAGGCCTCCGGCGACATGGAAGGCGATTTCGATCTCGACCAGATGATGCAGGCTCTCCAGGAGGGCATGCAGAACATGGGGGGAGACCAGGAACTGGATCTCTCCGAGCTCGCAAAGGCGCTGTTGACTCAGGATCTGGACAAGCTCGAGCAGTTGATTCGGGACGCGGCCGAGAACGCCGGCGTCGAGCGGATCGAGAACATGCTCCAGCTGGGCTTCTTCACCCGGCGCACCATGGAGCAGATGGATGCAGAAGGCGCCGGGGATCAGCTTCGGAGCCTGGCCCAGCAGCTTCGCGAAGCGGGCATGGGCGACGCGGAAGCGGACGCCCTCCTCGAGCTGATCGACAAGTTCCTGGAGGCGCTTCGCAAGAGCGTTCGGAACTACACCGAGCGTCAGCTGCAACAGCAGAACTTCGATTACATGGAGAAGTTCCGCCGCGAGAGCCTGCTCGAGAAGAGCTTCTACAACCTCACCGAGGACGAAATCAAGAAGATGCGCGAGGTGGTCGTCCGCCTGGCCCAACGCATCAAGAATGTCCTCTCGATTCGCAAGCGCCGGCTCAAGAAGGGCAAGCTCGACCTGCATACGATGTTGCGCCGCAACATGGCCCACGGCGGCGTGCCCTTCGACCTGATCTTCAAGCAGCGCAGGAAGGAGCGACCGAAGCTCGTGATCCTCTGCGATGTGTCGAGTTCGGTGGCGAACGTCTCGCGGTTCATGCTGCAGTTCGTCTACAGCCTGCAGGAGTGCTTCACGAAGATCCGGGCGTTCGTATTCGTCTCGGAACTGGGTGAGGTGACCCCGATCTTCAAGGACAAGGACATCAACGATGCCATCGAGAAGGCGCTCGATGGGGGTGACGTGATCAATGTCTACACGCGCTCCAACTTCGGCTTCGCCTTCCATCACTTCTGGCAGAACTTCCTGTCGTCGATCGACAACAAGACCACCGTTCTCATCCTCGGTGACGCTCGGAACAACTACAACGACCCACGGGCCTGGTGCCTGCGCGAGATGCACAACAAGGCCAAGGACGTGGTCTGGCTCAACCCCGAGAGCCCCTCGGCCTGGGGTTTCGGCGATAGCGTGATGGACAAATACCTGCCCTACACGGATGTCGCAGAGGAATGCCGCAACTTGAAGCAGCTCTCTCGGGTCGTCGACCGGTTGGTGCTCTAG